TGCTCGCCTTCTCTGCCCTCAGGATGACTCCGGGGGGCCTCTGGTCTGCCAGGTGAACGGCGCCTGGGTGCAGGCTGGCATTGTGAGCTGGGGTGAGGGCTGCGGCCGCCCCAACAGGCCAGGGGTCTACACTCGTGTCCCTGCCTACGTGAACTGGATCCGCCGCCACATCACAGCCTCAGGGGGCTCAGAGTCTGGGTACCCCAGGCTCCCCCTCCTGGCTGGCTTCTTCCTCCCCGGCCTCTTCCTTCTGCTAGTCTCCGGTGTCCTGCTGGCCAAGTGCCTGCTGCACCCGTCTAGCGATGGCGCTCCCTTCCCCGCCCCTGACGGCAGGAATCCAAGTGCGATTCTTAAataagttactatttattccgcTCCGCCCCCTCCCTTGAAAAGCTGAGTCTCCTGCATCAGATTATTGCAACATTTAACCTGAATTTAAAAGCACACGAAACAAAGGTGTCAACGGGAATCTCGCGGCCAGCGCCCCCAGATGCAGGGCAGGCCTGATTCGCACCAGGGCCGGGCGCGTTACTCCACGGGGTCGGCTCCTTAGTGATGTGTCACCATCTCCGAGTCACAGGACACTTCTGGAAAGGCCCGAGCGGAACGGAAAGGGTGGTGGCTGGAAGGGGAGGGTGGTGAGGGCGTGACAGGCGGACAAGAACTCAGACTGTGAGTGAAGGTGACATTGGGCCGCGGTGGCCGCACCTGCTGCCGCCAAGGGCACAGGGCCCCCAGTGAGTGTCCTGTAACAACACGGGGCCTGAGAGGACGCAGCCTGGTACTTTCCCCTCACTGGCGGGTGCCTGGTCTTCGTCCCACAGACGCGGCTTCTCTAATGACGGGACGCTGACCCAGTCGCCCGCACAGCCTCGGCTGGCAGCAAAACTCGGAGAAGCCCGAACCAGAACGGTCAGAGGCTCGCGGGGCCCGGCAGCTACTCCCGCTTCGCTGGGCAGAGAACCAGGGCCTGGGCTGTCATCCTCCTCGGGCCTCTCTGCTCACGATGGGACCCACGTCAGGGTCCACACACGGTTCTGCCTGGGCCACCGCCCCAACGGGGCCCCCAGACCCCAGTGCCAAAGCCGAGTACGGCACCAAGCCCCCAGCTAAACGGGGTCATCTGCACCACCCCCTGGGGCAGGGGTGGCTGAGGGGGACCCTGGTTTCTCCAGAGGACACTGGGGGACTGTGAGGTACAGCCCCCGCCTCTTCTCTGGGGCGTCACCGACGGGCACGGGAGGCTCCGTTTCTGCGGGTTCCAGGGGCACCATGGCCCCTGAAGAGGAAGCTCTGGGTTCTGGGGTCACACTGTGGCTGCCGTCCAAGAAAGGGTCTCCACTGGGGCCCCCGAGGTCCAGCGGCTCGAAGGCAAAGCTGGGGACGGTCAGGTGCTCGGCCCGGCAGGAGGCCTGGCCCCAGCGGTCCCCCTTGGCTGCAGGGTCCCCCCCGGCGCCTGAGCCCTCTGTGGGCTCCAGGGAGTCCCTGTGAGGGGTGGTCTCACAGGACGGGGTCCTGCGTCTCAGTGTGGTGCTGCTGCCCTCCGCTGCGGGGGGCCGCGCGGAGCCCTCGTCCTCCGCGGGGGGTTCCACCGAGATGCAGGGGGGGCTCATCTTCTTCTTCCTGCGCGCACCCAGAGTGGGCTCCGCCTCGGGGCCCCAGGCCTTCGCCTCCCCGGGCTCCCCGCTGCCCAGCTCTGCCGAGGGCCGCCACTGCTCGTCCGCCCGGCCCGGCTTGTCCAGGAAGCCCTGAGCGTCCACGCTGTAGAGCCTGCGCAGGTCCCGCTCCCCGCTGGCCACCGGAGAGGCTTCGGGGCCGTGGGGCTCGGCTGCGGGCTGCCAGGGGCAGGCGGAGCTGGTGATGTGGCTGACCTCCTCATCGGCCAGGTCcgaggcctcagcctcctctccgCCTGGGGCCGCCGGCCGGCTGGAGACGCAGCGCTGTCCGAAGGTGTGCCTCCGGGTGCGGACGCTGGCGGGCTGTGGGGAGCGTGGTGGGGACTGCAGGGAGCCCCCCTGGGACACCGGCCTCACCGGGGTTTTCTCGCCAGGCTCCGCAAGCTCCAGGGTGTCCCTAGGGCCGTCCATCTGCCCTTCCAAGGAATCGGTGCGCACAGCCTCCTGTGGGGGCGTAGAGTCAAAGTGAGGGGCAGGGCCCTGGGAGAGCCCTATCAGTGGCCAGGGCTCGGAGACCCCTCACCATCCAGGTCCtggagaggccaaagtgggcaggtTCCCTGGGTGGCTCCTGACCCTTGAGATGGGGCTGGAAGCCAATGGCGTGGACGTCCTAGTCTCACTCCTGACCTGTGAGGCTCCCGGGGAAAGCCTGTACCCGCTGCTCTGTGGGCAGAGGTGCCATGGCCCCCAGGGGCACAGAGCTGAGGCTGTGGCCACCTCCCACCCCTGGACACCAGCAACCCAGCTGGGCACCCCCAGGACGGCGCTCTCCTAACCGCTCCCGTGTGGTACCGGGCTCTCGTACTGGGCAGCAAAGAGGGAGGCAGGCGCAGGAAGAGGAGCTGAGGCTGCAGGTGGGCAAGGCTGGGACATCTGAGCACAAGCCAGGACCGAAGAAGCCGCTGTCTGCCCACCATGGGACCCATGCCCATGTGGGGACTGAGAAACTGCCGTCTGCCCACGTGAGGCCTGAGAAACTGCCGTGTGCCCGCCGTGGGGCCTGAGAAACTGCCATGTGCCCGCCATGGGGCCTGAGAAACTGCCGTCTGCCCACCGTGGGGCCTGAGAAACTGCCGTCTGCCCACATGAGGCCTGAGAAACTGCCGTGTGCCCGCCGTGGGGCCTGGGAAACTGCTGTCTGCCCACCACGGGGCCTGAGAAACTGCCAAGTGCCCGCCGTGGGGCCTGGGAAACTGCTGTCTGCCCACCACGGGGCCTGAGAAACTGCCATGTGCCCGCCATGGGGGCTGAGAAACCGCTGTCTACCCGCCATGGGGGCTGACAAACCGCTGTCTGCCCACGATGGGGCCTGAAGCTGTGGGTCCAAGGAGAAGACTCAGGTCCCCGTAGCCAGGAGCTCTGTAGCCACAGGTTCACAGGCCTGAAGACCCACCTGGGCCCAACGCTCCGAGACCCACCAAGCAGCAAGCAGAAAACTTCAGAGCCCCAAGGACCCAGTGCCAcgctcctcctgccttgtcctcgtCTGCTGGTCCTTCAGATGAGACAAGGCATCCCTGCAAGCCCCACACCCCCGCCAGCCTCCGCTGCAGGCAACGGCTTCTCCTACCTGTCTGCAGAGCAGccggctgaggctgggggagcgGGCTGTGCCCCGAGGGGACAGGGCGTGGAGGGGCTCGCTGCTCCTGGCTGGGGATGACACAGCCAATGGGATCTGGAGGGAGGCACAGGACTCCTCGGGCGGCGAGTGCACAGAGGCAACGGAGCCTGGGGCAGGGAAAAATCTAAgctggcagctctgcccctgcctTCCTGCCCAGCTGCCACCCACTCCCGTCCTCCCCCAACCCGCCACCATCCTCCTTCCTGGCCAGCCCCAGCCTGACCCGTCCTCCCCTCACCCGCCCACCCCAGTCCTCCCCTCATCTGCCCACACCCGGCCTCCCTGATCTGGCCTCCACCGtccctcctgcctgcccccaTCCTCCTTCCCGCccatcctccctcctgccccactcTGGTCTGACCCATCCTCCATCCCACCTGCCCCCATCTTCCTCCCTGTCCAGCTATCCTCCCTCCCACTGCCGTGTCCTGCTTCCCACCCAGCCCACGTCTTCCCACTGGCCCCACCAGCTGCCATACCCAAGGGGGTGCCGGCCCCATAGGTCTCCATCTCCACCTCCTGCAGCGGGCGGGGGTGGGGCGCCGAGGCAGGCACCACGGGCCTGAACATGTAGCTGTCGTTGGGCAGCGAGAGCATCCTGGACACGGACACCTTGCGTGCGACCAGGAGGTTTGGGGCGTCCCTGGCGCCTGGACTCTCCTGGGGCGAGGGAGGTCTGTCCGCGTCCACCCGGCGTGCCCCCCCGGGGCCCTGCGCCATCTCCAGCTCGATCTCGGCATCCAGCTCCGCGTCCTCGCGTGCCTCCTTGTTGCTCTCCTCCAGGTGCTTCATGAGCACGGCCACCACCACGTTCACCAGCACGAACTGGGCCACCAGCACGAAGGTCACGAAGTAGACGGGCGACAGGGCCGGCAGGTAGCTCAGGCAGTGCTTGTCCTCACGGGTGCACTCGCGCAGCGTGTCCTGCGGTGGGGGGCAGCTGCGGGCCGGGGTCCACACCCACCCACGGGCGCCGCCCTGGGAGTGCCGTCCCCTTCCCCCTGCCCGGCAAGGACGGAGCCGACCCAGTCCTGGGAGAGCCTGAAAAACCGCGGGGGCTGCCAGGCGTCAGGGACATGGCCGTGGCGGTACCTTCATGATCCCGTTCCAGTTGTCCCCCGTGGACACGCGGAACAGCGTGAGGAAGGCCATGCCGAAGTTGCTGAAGGTGGCGTGCCTGCTCAGGCCCTCGCACGGGTTCTCTTCGCTGCACTCTGCGGGGAGGGGGACCCCGCCCGGTCAGCCGCGCCTGCTCCGGGTGGAGGCGGGACACGCACCCAGCCTCCACATGCCCCCTGGGGAGCCCAGAGGCAGGGTCAGCCCGGAGAATGTAGATGACGAGGCCGTGGCAGTTCGACCTGCCTGGCAGAGGCTGACCCTGGGTGTGAGGCCGGAGCCCCTGGGCTGAGGCCTCTGCTGCCGCACCTTGGCTGGGGCTCATCGGGCCTGGCGGCTGCGACCCCAGGCCCCAGAAGAATAATTGTTGTCTGTGTCTGTGATTGTGCGTGGGGAGGGATAGGTAGGCGCCGGCTGACCGGAATCAAGCTTACCCAGTGGACAGACACTGGACTGTGGCAATGTCACACCCACCATCAGCACAGGCCCGGGGGAGGGACCCTGCAGGGACTGGGCTGTCTGAAGTGGAACCCGGCAGGGGCACGGCTGGCCCGTCTAACGAGGGTCCCCACCTGCCCCGCCCAGCCTGGGCCATCTAAGGAGGGTCCCCACCTGCCCCGCCCagcctgggctgaggctgaggcccGGGTAGGGGCCTCAGGAAGCTACAGCCACCAGGTGAGGGGACACAGCCAGCATTTGTCTCCTGGAACCACGTGGCGCTGGGGATGGCGTGTTTCCAgatgtttgtgtgtgcacgtCTCCAGGTGTACTTGCTTCCCCTCATGTGTGGCAGGCATCCCTGTGTCTGTGTTCCCGTGTGCACGTCTGCACACGTGTCACAAACCTGGGCACATGCCTCTGCATCGACACGAGACTCGGCCTCGTGCAGAAAAGGCTCTGGAAGCAGGGCCGGGTGAGGACGCCCAGGAGGCGTGTGGCCCCGATGAGGCCCCACGCTATTTGCAAGCATGTGCCTGCGTGTGAGTGGATGGGCACAGGGGCACCTGTCAGGACCCCGTGTGTGCCAGGAGGAGGGCGCAGGGGCCACTCAcccagcctcccgaacagctccACTCCCAGCGCAGCATAGATAAAAAACAGGAGCATGAAAAGAAGGCCCAGGTTCCCCACCTACAAAGGAGAGAAGCAGAGCCGGGTCAGACGGGCGGGCAGGGAGGCCGCAGCCCACCCTGCAGGGCGCTCGGCGCCTCggccaccaggccccacctgcccACCCTCTCCCAGGCGCTCCCGGCCCGAGCCAAGTGGAAGCAAGTTCCCAGAGTTGGGCGGGGACCCCTGTTCCTCAGCCCCATGCCCCTCTCGGGGCTCCATGACCTCACCAGGTAGACAGAGCCCACCCCTCCGTGCTGGCCCGCActggcttctctcttcctccGCCCTGCCCCTGCGCATCAGCCTCTGGCCCAGAGCCCACTCCACTCTCTCTGCCCAGCAGGTTCCCCAAGGCCTAGCATGGTCTCCCTGGGGGCTCTGGCCCGCCCTGGTCAGCAGCTACCTCAGAAACCCCATGGTGGGGCCCAGGCCAGCACGCAGCTGACTGAGGAGTCCGGCAGGTGGATCTGGGCCTCACCCCTCCCCTGCCACAGCTCTctcgtgagccaccccacctgcccCATCATTTGCACACACCGCCCCGCCGGGCGGCGCACCCTCCAAGGCTGGCCAGGCCTGCCCTACTCCACGCTCCTCCCCTGCACAGCTGAGCACCTGGTGGAGCGGTACGGGGCCCTCGGGAGTGTTACTCGGACGAAGCTAGGCACACCACTGAGGACAGGGTGAGTGGGgacagctgaggtgggaggcagaaGACAGGCAGGGGGCAAGTGACAGATGGCGCAGGGACGGGAAATGGGTGGGAACAGGAGGAGGTGCCGGGTGCACAGGCAGccgtgggggtgggggtggggggtggctggGAACATACATGGCTGGGCTGGTGGATGGACGGCCACACGGGGTCGGATAGGTGGACTAGAGGTACGGACGGGACAACGCGTTGGGTCTCTTCGCTTTGGAGGCCAGAAAGGAtctgggcaggggccaggggcaCAGGAAGCAGGGAGGCTGGGCTCGTGTGGGCTCCGAGGGGTCCCGGGCCTGCGGCCGACGCCTGCATCCTGGGCGTAGTCCTGTGCCCACacacacccaccttggccacctgCCGCCCTCTGCCTGGATGCCTCCGGCTCTCCACGGCCCCTGCCTCTGAAGTGCACCGGGGAGGTGGCCCCGGTTATGAGTCTTGCCCAGAGGACTGAGGCCAGAGGGCAGCGGCTGGATCCACCTCTGCCAGCCCAGCCAAGCCACGCACTGCACACAGCAGGGACACAGCTTCAGCCGCCGCACAACCGAGGGACCAGAGAGACaagtgagggagagagggggacagTGAGGTGCTCCCTGCAACCCCGTCTTTTGGGGGCCTGAGCTGAGGCTGGTGCGGGCTCCACCTacctgaggcagggcttgcaccACAGTGTCCAGCAGGGCGCGCATGCCCGTGGCCATCTTCAGCAGCTTCAGCACTAGGGCCGGGAGCTGAGCGTCAGCAGGGCTGGGCGGACCCTCTCTGCTGCGCGGGGACCCTGCCGCCCCTGCCCCTCACTCCCACCCAAGGCCgagcccccaccctccacccgCAGAGGGCACCTGGCGGGCACCTACCACGGGCGATGCGGAGCACGCGCATGATACGGATGATGGTGGGGTTGATGGGCAGCGCAGCGCTCATCTCTATCTCCTCCAGCGTGATGCCCATGAGTGACAGCAGCACGATGGCCAGGTCCAGCTGGTTCCACCTGTGTGGCCGCAGGCTCAGCGCACGCGTCTGGGGTCTCCGCCTCGGCTCAGCAGCATCCCTTCTGCAGACCCCCGTGGAAAAGCCTGCGGCctcacctgccccagcccctaGAGCCCCGAGGGGCCCCCAGAACCCAAGACGGCCCTGCCACACACACCTGTCCTTGAAGAACCGACGGAACCCAAATGCCACCAGCTTCAGTGCAGCCTCGAAGACAAACACGATGGTGAACACGTAGTTGCAGTACTTGAGGGCCTCGTCCAGCGACTGGAGGGGGAGGGTCGGGCTGgctgaggtggggctggggccacCCCTCTTCCCCCCGGCTCCCACTCTGCACGCCCGTGAGGGCCCCCGCTGGCCGGCCCTGGAGGCTCCCAGGTCAGCTCAGTTAGCTCCTCCCTGGGCACCGGGAGCCTCTTCGGCCCACCTCCAGCCCAGCATACAGGAAGTGCCCCGTAAGTGTCTGATCAGGTGAATGGGTGAAAGGTACCCTCCCAGCACCCACAAGCCCAGCTGAACGCCACTGTCTCCGGGAAGCCACCCTGAGTCGCCAGCTCATTTCACACCCTGCAGCCGTCTGTGCCCCCCGATGGCAGTGTCCTGACCTCCCACCCCGTCCTCTACTGACCTGAGCACCTCGGGGACATGGGGACATGGGCGCACAGGGCCCAACTCTGAGCACCGACAGTATGCAGTCCGCGCTGGGCTGGGAGGCGCTGCCCAGATGGACCTGGGAGCACCCCACCCTCTGAGGACGAACCTCCGGGGAGGGAAGACCCTGCCCCTTCCAGCCCAGGCTCTTGGCCTCTGGCCACATCCATCCTCGGCTCCACAAAAAAACGCTTTCCACAGAGCTGAGTCTGTTCAGCCTCAAAGGCTTACTGCTACCCAGAGGCTacctccttcctctggaaggCTGGGAGGACGACGTCCTTCCACTGAGGAAAGGAAGGGGCTGCAGGGGAACCCGAGTAAAGGAAAACTCCACCTCAGGCCTGCCTGTCTCCAGCCTCCTCGGATGGGACGCTCACGGCCTGCCAGCCCCTCCCCATGGGTCAGACGCTCACGGCCTGGCAGCCCCTCCTCACGGGTGGGACAGTCACGTCCCGCCAGCCCCTCCTCACCAGTGGGACAGTCAcggccaggctggggaggggcccaAAGGACAAGGGGAGGGGAGTTTCAATCAATGTTAAACGAAAGACCTGTGTTCACACAAAACCCCACATCTCCCACGCAAACGCCAGCGAGGGCTCAGCGGAGCGCCAGTCCGGGGTTGCACCCTCTGTGTTGGCTGCCCCACTGGGGGTGCCCCAACCCCCGGGCCCCTTGCGGCTCTCACACCCACCTTGGGTTGGTTATAGTGCTCTATGGACATGGTGATGACGTTGACGCAGATAATGAAGGTGATGAAGAGGTCCAGATAGTGGCTGGTGCACAGCGAGTGAATGGAGCGGCGGGTGGGCGAGTAGTCGGCATAGTAGGGCCGGCGCTGGGCCTCTGCGGGGAGGGCGGCCATGAGCGCTGGGCGGGAGGGTTGCCCGGCGCTTCTCACTCCTGCAGACCCCATTCTCCTCCTAGGTGGCCGAGTGTAGGGTAGAAGTGGGGGCCCACGGCTCATGTGAAGATGGGGCTGGCCCTGCCTCATGGCAGGGCTCACGTAAGACTGGAGAAGGGGGACTCTCTCAGGGAAGGGACCCTGTTCTAGGTGAGATGCAGCTCCCTGGGGAGCTGGCTAGGCcaggaggcctgggctggagCAGGCCTTTGGGGCAGGCAACTGACTAACCTCCTCAGCAACGCGGCTGCGTCCCAGGCAGCCCCCAGGAGTGGGTACAAAGCTGAGACGGCTCCCCCATATCCCAACTGGGTGCCTGGCAGCCCCCGCCCTCCTGGAGCTCCCAGGTTGGCGCAGCACGTGGCTGGGCCTCTGTGGCCTACTCCTGGTCTGGCCTCAGGCTGAGACACTGAtgaagggctgggctgggcagggcagccCCACTCCATCTCTGGGTCTGGGCCCACAAGGCCTCACTGGAGCAGAGACGAGAGTGTAACCTGCCCTCTGGCCACCAGCCCAAGTCCCTCCCCCCCCATCCTCCAAGCGGCCATGGGCTGTGGTCTAGGGTCTGCTGGACTCCAGACCATCTGAAGTCGGTGCCCGAGATCTGCGTGTGTCCCCCAGGCAGGTGTGCACTGAATGCTCGGCCTCCAGGGCCCCTCCACGCACAGGGAGGAGCTCCCGCGGGTGAAGGCGTgagctgccaccacaccccacgaCCTGCTTCGGCCACAGAACCACACAAGGGTGGGGACTGCTGGCCCAGGGCCTGGAAGAGCAGGATCCACCCCCCGCCCAACCCTCATGCTCTGCGGGCTGGCATGCAGTCACTGAAGCGCTCATCGCAGCCTGGGCAGCCAGAGGGGGCCAGCGGCCAGTCAGGCTGGACCAACAAGGACACAGGACAGCCACAAGCCTGCAGGGGTGTGGGCGGCCCCTTGTTGCTCTGGGTGTCCTGACGCACGGCAGAGATGCAGACAGACTGCGAGCCGGCCAGAGCCGCATGCGTGCACGCACACAGCAGCCCGGACAACAGCGGGCGAGCGCAGCCCCTCCCCACGCCACACGCCCAGCACCTCCGGCTGCCTGTGCCCGCCCTGTGGAGGACCCCGGCAGGCCTGGGATGCCCGCCCTTCCCCGAGCAGCGGCCGCAGAAGCGGGGCCTGAGGCATGCGGGGCAGGGCCGGTACCTGGGCTGGGGAAAGTGCCTGGAAAGACAAGGAGACGGTCTGAGGGCCGAGGGCGTGGGGCACTCGGGCCTGGAGCCCTCCCTGCTCTCCCTCAGCCCCCATGTCTCGGGGGCTGCGCTGGCTCCTCGTGGAGCGAGGACTCGGTGGGGAACCTGCCCCTCGGGTGTTGCGGATGGGGTTGGGGGTGTCTCCTCCTCTCCTGCCGTGGCTCCCCCACGGCCCTCTCGGGCCAGCCCCTCCAAGGCCCGGCCCCCATGCAGGCCCAGGCAAGGCGGGCGGCGTGCAGAGCCATTCGGGGAGGCCGGGGCGGGAGCGGGCGGGGCTGGAGGGCCCGGTGGGCACACAGGTACCGACCCGCCACCACCGCCGCCACCGGGAGCGCCTTACTCCTGCGCCTCCTCTCCAGACGCCGCAGCCGCTTCTCCTCACGCCGCCGcgcctcctccgcctcctggtgCTGCCGGCACTTGTGGAAGTTCTCGACCACGACGCCCACGAACATGTTGAGCACGAAGAAGCTGACGATGAGCAGGAAGGAGATGAAGTACAGCAGCATCCAGGGGTTGTGGTTCTGCACAGGCTGCGGCACAGAGGCGGTGGGTCCCCGCCCACCTGCCCCGCCAGGTGTCCTACCCAGGACGGCCCCACGAGTCCCCAGAGGCCAAGACGGCCGCTCGGGGGAGACCCTGAGGTGACCCAGCGCGACCCCGGGGACTGCCACCCGCCTGTGTGCACCTGCTGGTCGACGCCCACGGCGTCCAGCCCGTCGTACATGATGTTCACCCAGCCGTCCTTGGATGACAGCACGAACAGCGACATCAGGGCCtgagggccagagccagggtcaCTGACGAGGGCTGGAGCTGGGGTCGCTGGCCCTCTTGCTCCAGGGGGTCCTGGAGACCCCCGACTCCCGCCCGGCCGCCTGGCCCACCTGGCCCAGGTTGTCGAAGTTGTACTTGCGCCGTACCCAGCGGTAGTGGGCGGCTCGGCACTGTGCCTTGGTGGAGATGTTCCTGATGTCGGTGCCCTCGCAGTAGTAGAACTTCCCTTTGAAGAGCTGACGGGGTGCGGCGGTCACCGCGGACGGAGGGCCTGGCCCGTGCCCCACCCCACACCGGACTTCCTGGGGTGCGAGTGAGGCCCaagctgtccctccccccgcCGCAGTGGCGCTACTGGGAGCCACACTGGGAAGGCAGACGGGGCAGAACCCTGAGCTCGTGGGGGCCACACACCTGTACACCCAAGATGCCAAAAATGATGAAGAAGGCGCAGCAGATGAGGACGATGTTCCCGATGGGCCTGAGTGATGATATCAGCGTCTCCACCACCAGCTTGAGGCCCGGGGCCCGGCTGATGACcctggaggagagggaaggataCACCACGGTCATCTATGGCAGAAGGGTCCCAAGGTGGGGCCGAGTGAGCGGCCTGCGGACATCCCAGGACTGCGAGAGTAATGGGCAGTGGCGTCAGGCAGGACTGCAAGAGGAGTAATGGGCAGTGGCGTCAGGGGACTGTGCTTCCAGGTTGCCCCGGGAGCCCACGGGTGCCCCTGCCCCCCCACCTCAGAGGCCGCAGGGTCCGCAGCAGACGCAGCACGCGCAGAACGCCCAGGATCTTGGCGCCCCCAGCCGAGGCCATGGCCACGACGATGTCCACCAGGGACACCAGCACCAGCAGCCCATCCAGTAGGTTCCAGCTGCTCTGCAGGTAGGCGTGCTCGCCGGACAGCAGCCCCAGGGCCACCACCTGCGGAGGGCCGATGGCACTGAGCTCAGGCTcaggcgggggggggggggctggggAGCTGGCACGCCGCTGGGTGGGGATGAGGGCAGAAAGGGGACCTGGGAACGAGGGCAGTCCCCGGGCCCCGCGGTACCTTCACCATCATCTCCACCACGAAGATGGCCGTGAAGATGTAATTGGAGACGCTGAGGAAGACCCGCTCCTGCCGGGAGAGGACGGTGGGGGGCTGTGTCCACTCCACCCCTCCCTGGGGGTCGTGGTGGCCCAGGATGATGGGGTTGGCTGACTTACGGTGCTGCCGGGTTCAATGTCAGGCCTCTCCAGGGCGATGGTGACGCAGTTGAGGAAGATGAAGACGAGGACCACATGATCAAACATCTTGTGCGTGATGATCTTCTGGCAGGAGACGCGGAACCTGGGTGGGCCGGAGCGGGTGAGAGGTGGGGCTGGGTGGCATGGACAGCAGAGTGGATGGGGGTCGTAGGACAGCCCTGGCCAGGCCTCCACTTCCGCCCCGGTCCCTGCGGTGTGAGAAGGGGTGCCCACTCGGAAATATCCACCATGTGCCAGCCCCACCCAGTGGGGACCTGGGGGCGGGGGTCCCGCGGGGTGGAACTAGCCATGCAGCCTCCCGACCGGGGCCGCCTCACCGGTTCTGTGGGGAGAAGAGGTAGAGGGCCCAGGCCTCGCGGCTGCGGCACCACTGGGGTTTGTAGGGCTCCAGCACTTTATGTAGGCGGAGGCAGCAGCTCTGGGGGATGAGGAGGTGGGGTCTCAGAGCCCTGTGCCTGCCTGCCCGGCCCCTCAGCGCTCAGCTCGGCCACCCCTCCCAGCACCTTCTCAGCCTTCTCCATCCTCACCCCTCACCTGCTGGCCTTTGGGCTCTGGCTTTCTGGCCTCTGGGGCCCATACCGTGGAGCCTCCCCCTTCCCTACCCTGGTGACAGCAGTGACCCGTGCTGGAGTCCATGGGGCCAGGTGAGTGGGTGCTCTTAGGTCCCCGGCTCTGGGAGTGGTCCTTGACCCACGGGAGCCTGAGAGTCTGGCGGATGCCTGGCCCTGCCTCGGCAGCAGCTCTCGGCCAGTGGCTGACCCACGGTGCAGAGCCCAGCCCCTGTATGCAGGCGTCCGTGGAGCATTTAGCTCACAGCCCCTAGACGGCAGTGGGGGGACTCTGGGATCATCTGTGGCTGAATCCCTGAACGCTGCTGGATTCCTCCCTGGCCAGGCCTGCTTCTCTCCCCTTCTGAATCTCCTCAGTCAACAACACGCCCTGAATCCCATCTCAAATCCCACTTCAGGGAACCTGCCCCGGACGGAGGCAGGCGACGGCTGTGGGCCCAGGGCCACGCACTCACATCCTCCACGTCGTCGTCAAGCTCGGCCACATCCTCACGGTGGCTGTCGATGCGCAGGAAGAACTCGCTGGGCAGGGCCACCATTTGCCCGTTGCGGTCGCGGCACTTGGTAGGTGGGAGGGCGGCCGGCCGCAGGGGCCGTGGGTCCAG
This genomic stretch from Nomascus leucogenys isolate Asia chromosome 18, Asia_NLE_v1, whole genome shotgun sequence harbors:
- the CACNA1H gene encoding voltage-dependent T-type calcium channel subunit alpha-1H isoform X1 produces the protein MLVIMLNCVTLGMFRPCEDVECGSERCNILEAFDAFIFAFFAVEMVIKMVALGLFGQKCYLGDTWNRLDFFIVVAGMMEYSLDGHNVSLSAIRTVRVLRPLRAINRVPSMRILVTLLLDTLPMLGNVLLLCFFVFFIFGIVGVQLWAGLLRNRCFLDSAFVRNNNLTFLRPYYQTEEGEENPFICSSRRDNGMQKCSHIPGRRELRVPCTLGWEAYTQPQAEGVGAARNACINWNQYYNVCRSGDSNPHNGAINFDNIGYAWIAIFQVITLEGWVDIMYYIMDAHSFYNFIYFILLIIVGSFFMINLCLVVIATQFSETKQRESQLMREQRARHLSNDSTLASFSEPGSCYEELLKYVGHIFRKVKRRSLRLYVRWQSRWRKKVDPSAVQGQGPGHRQRRAGRHTASVHHLVYHHHHHHHHHYHFSHSSPRRPGPEPGACDTRLVRAGAPPSPPSPGRGPPDAESVHSIYHADCHIEGPQERARVARAAATAAASLKLATGLGTMNYPTILPSGVGSGKGSTSPGPKGKWAGGPPGTGGHSPLSLNSPDPYEKIQQVVGEHGLGQAPGHLSGLSVPCPLPSPPAGTLTCELKSCPYCTRALEDPEGELSGSESGDSDGHGVYEFTQDVRHGDRRDPMQPPPATDTPGPGSPRRRRAQQRAAPGEPGGLGRLWVTFSGKLRRIVDSKYFSRGIMMAILVNTLSMGVEYHEQPEELTNALEISNIVFTSMFALEMLLKLLACGPLGYIRNPYNIFDGIIVVISVWEIVGQADGGLSVLRTFRLLRVLKLVRFLPALRRQLVVLVKTMDNVATFCTLLMLFIFIFSILGMHLFGCKFSLKTDTGDTVPDRKNFDSLLWAIVTVFQILTQEDWNVVLYNGMASTSSWAALYFVALMTFGNYVLFNLLVAILVEGFQAEGDANRSDTDEDKTSVHFEEDFHKLRELQATELKVCSLAVTPNGHLEGRGSLSPPLIMCTAATPMPTPKSSPFLDAAPSLPDSRRGSSSSGDPPLGDQKPPASLRSSPCAPWGPNGAWSSRRSSWSSLGRAPSLKRRSQRGERESLLSGEGKGSTDDEAEDGRATPGPRATPLRRAESLDPRPLRPAALPPTKCRDRNGQMVALPSEFFLRIDSHREDVAELDDDVEDSCCLRLHKVLEPYKPQWCRSREAWALYLFSPQNRFRVSCQKIITHKMFDHVVLVFIFLNCVTIALERPDIEPGSTERVFLSVSNYIFTAIFVVEMMVKVVALGLLSGEHAYLQSSWNLLDGLLVLVSLVDIVVAMASAGGAKILGVLRVLRLLRTLRPLRVISRAPGLKLVVETLISSLRPIGNIVLICCAFFIIFGILGVQLFKGKFYYCEGTDIRNISTKAQCRAAHYRWVRRKYNFDNLGQALMSLFVLSSKDGWVNIMYDGLDAVGVDQQPVQNHNPWMLLYFISFLLIVSFFVLNMFVGVVVENFHKCRQHQEAEEARRREEKRLRRLERRRRSKALPVAAVVAEAQRRPYYADYSPTRRSIHSLCTSHYLDLFITFIICVNVITMSIEHYNQPKSLDEALKYCNYVFTIVFVFEAALKLVAFGFRRFFKDRWNQLDLAIVLLSLMGITLEEIEMSAALPINPTIIRIMRVLRIARVLKLLKMATGMRALLDTVVQALPQVGNLGLLFMLLFFIYAALGVELFGRLECSEENPCEGLSRHATFSNFGMAFLTLFRVSTGDNWNGIMKDTLRECTREDKHCLSYLPALSPVYFVTFVLVAQFVLVNVVVAVLMKHLEESNKEAREDAELDAEIELEMAQGPGGARRVDADRPPSPQESPGARDAPNLLVARKVSVSRMLSLPNDSYMFRPVVPASAPHPRPLQEVEMETYGAGTPLGSVASVHSPPEESCASLQIPLAVSSPARSSEPLHALSPRGTARSPSLSRLLCRQEAVRTDSLEGQMDGPRDTLELAEPGEKTPVRPVSQGGSLQSPPRSPQPASVRTRRHTFGQRCVSSRPAAPGGEEAEASDLADEEVSHITSSACPWQPAAEPHGPEASPVASGERDLRRLYSVDAQGFLDKPGRADEQWRPSAELGSGEPGEAKAWGPEAEPTLGARRKKKMSPPCISVEPPAEDEGSARPPAAEGSSTTLRRRTPSCETTPHRDSLEPTEGSGAGGDPAAKGDRWGQASCRAEHLTVPSFAFEPLDLGGPSGDPFLDGSHSVTPEPRASSSGAMVPLEPAETEPPVPVGDAPEKRRGLYLTVPQCPLEKPGSPSATPAPGGGADDPV